In the Candidatus Neomarinimicrobiota bacterium genome, one interval contains:
- a CDS encoding tetratricopeptide repeat protein has protein sequence MSGIRIPLLLAVIFSLFNSCVRTSRVQPHSSAPEVISLLGISLYPMNFSGNILDTYIRNLEKAQTDYDNNPENADNIIWLGRRTAYFGEYHKAIEIFSEGITKFPDDARMYRHRGHRYISTRKFDLAIEDLEKASKLIFNKEDEIEPDGLPNDRNIPTSTLQSNIWYHLGLAYYLTGNLDKAFRSYMECMRVSGNNDMLVATSHWLYMTLRRMEREKEAADLLLPISEKMDIIENDAYHQLLLFYKGKIAERNLFKEGEDALQNTTLAYGVANWHCYNGNEENGSRQLKSILTGDYWPAFGYIAAEADVVDNRCR, from the coding sequence ATGTCTGGCATCCGTATTCCTTTATTACTGGCAGTTATTTTTTCTCTATTCAATTCTTGTGTTCGAACTTCCCGGGTTCAGCCTCATTCATCCGCTCCTGAGGTGATATCCCTATTAGGAATATCACTGTATCCCATGAATTTCTCTGGCAATATCCTTGACACTTACATCCGAAATCTTGAAAAGGCTCAGACGGATTATGATAATAATCCTGAAAATGCAGACAACATCATCTGGCTTGGCCGACGGACTGCATATTTCGGTGAATACCACAAAGCCATAGAGATTTTCAGTGAAGGGATAACAAAATTCCCGGATGATGCTAGAATGTACCGTCATCGGGGGCATCGTTATATAAGTACAAGAAAATTTGACTTGGCTATTGAAGATCTTGAAAAGGCTTCGAAGCTAATTTTTAATAAAGAGGATGAAATTGAACCAGACGGTCTCCCCAACGACAGGAATATTCCCACCAGCACATTGCAGTCCAATATCTGGTATCATCTTGGACTGGCATATTACCTTACTGGGAATTTGGATAAAGCTTTCCGCAGTTATATGGAATGCATGAGAGTATCCGGTAATAATGACATGCTAGTAGCAACTTCTCATTGGTTATACATGACCTTGAGACGTATGGAACGGGAAAAAGAAGCTGCTGATCTTCTTCTTCCAATTTCTGAAAAGATGGATATTATTGAAAACGATGCTTACCATCAATTGCTGTTATTTTACAAGGGCAAAATTGCTGAAAGAAATCTCTTCAAAGAAGGAGAGGACGCTCTGCAAAACACCACATTGGCTTACGGCGTTGCAAACTGGCACTGTTATAATGGAAACGAGGAGAATGGGTCGCGACAATTGAAATCAATACTGACTGGTGATTACTGGCCGGCTTTTGGATATATCGCTGCCGAGGCAGATGTGGTAGATAATAGATGCCGCTAA
- a CDS encoding dienelactone hydrolase family protein has product MSRLHDNDTPVSSGMVVSLSNFVYSQNVVYGKINDKKISGYLSMPSKGASDLPGIILIHEWWGLNDNIRNVADQFAEKGFVALAVDMYEGKVADSSADARKFMSAVGKAPDSAKQNIRQAFTYLKEVVKSEKIGVIGWCFGGGWSLQTSILLGKSLDACVIYYGRIISDKKQLSSIQSPILGIFGGEDRGIPADGVKAFEQTLKDLNKTVSVHIYEGAGHAFANPSGNNYQDTPAKDAWSKTLDFFSHYLKTN; this is encoded by the coding sequence ATGTCCCGTCTTCACGATAATGATACACCTGTTTCATCTGGAATGGTGGTTTCATTATCCAATTTCGTGTACTCTCAAAACGTGGTCTATGGAAAGATTAATGACAAAAAGATATCCGGATATCTTTCTATGCCTTCAAAAGGGGCTTCAGATTTACCCGGAATTATCCTTATCCACGAATGGTGGGGTTTAAATGATAACATTCGCAATGTGGCAGATCAATTTGCAGAAAAAGGTTTTGTTGCGTTGGCAGTTGACATGTATGAGGGTAAAGTGGCTGATTCTTCTGCCGACGCTAGAAAATTTATGTCTGCTGTTGGAAAAGCTCCGGATTCTGCAAAGCAAAATATTCGACAAGCGTTTACATACCTCAAGGAAGTAGTTAAATCTGAGAAAATTGGAGTAATTGGATGGTGCTTTGGAGGTGGTTGGTCACTTCAAACTTCCATTCTACTGGGCAAAAGCCTGGATGCATGTGTTATTTATTACGGTAGAATCATTTCAGATAAGAAGCAACTAAGCTCCATTCAGTCGCCGATACTTGGAATATTTGGTGGTGAAGACAGGGGCATTCCTGCAGACGGTGTAAAAGCTTTTGAACAGACTTTAAAGGATTTAAACAAAACTGTTTCAGTCCATATTTATGAAGGAGCTGGGCACGCATTTGCAAACCCTTCTGGAAATAATTATCAAGATACTCCTGCAAAGGATGCATGGTCTAAGACACTGGATTTTTTCTCTCACTACCTAAAAACTAATTAG